Below is a genomic region from Cynocephalus volans isolate mCynVol1 chromosome 14, mCynVol1.pri, whole genome shotgun sequence.
cccccatttctcttgtggatcgctctaatcttagagcggaattaaaagttatcttcgccatttaaggtttggtatttttgcctaaggaccagaatcttaactgcacttaccctatcattgatgaattggactagtctattgatgacgtagggcccaagggtgaacaacagaaggaggagtaataggggcccggcgatggttgacagtagggtggtcaaccaaggggagttatttgatctggttataagcattttcatagtttgagtcaggaggcctgactcttttagaggccggtgcatcaatttctggaatatcccaagcctcgagacccgccgccagggcacatatatcaggggtaagggagggccaccaagtccaaagggggtggacttctgtcttgaaccagacaacctttccagtttgggacagtacctgccaggtgagggtgttgggctggttagggttattacttggtaggcttgctccgccgccgccgaatgcgcaacttaagaggattatcagtcctctccagctcccaggattcatctggtacggagggtggcgcaggcttgaggtgagaagcatgtacccaggctgcaatgccgtctacttttaccgctgttggtgtggtcagtagcaccaggtacgggcctttccaccgaggctcaaggctgccggtccgatggcgcctaacaagcacttggtctccgacctggaacggatgagggatggccacggcacctggctcgtatacctccttgatctggtcccagatctgggtttttacaacttctaaagcctttaagtgagtaaataagacaggaagaaagttatcatcgggacccagtgttcctcccaactcaagtatgggggggggtcccccgtggaggatttcataaggggtcagaccaagctggccaggggtattcctggctctgaacagcgctaagggaaggagggccacccagtcttttccaccggtctctaaggccaatttagttaaggtctctttgatggttctattcattctctctacttgacctgagctctggggcctatacgcacaatgtaacttccaatttatccccagttgtgtggccagtccctggcttacctgagcaacaaaggctgggccattatctgacccgatcaccttggggatcccgaaacggggcaggatttcttctagtatctttttacatacagtcagggccgtttccgttttggtaggaaaagcttctacccatccagagaaagtatctacaaatactagcagatacctgttcccataccggccaggctttacctctgtaaagtctacttcccagtatacgccgggtcgatctccccgttgtctttttccggtctctcggtaggtggtagtcgcattagtcatggcacaagccggacaccgattggcgacttcttgaacggtggaccggagattcgggatggagaggctggtgcggctcgttagttgaaggagcttttctggtcctaagtgtgttagctgatgtaaccgctgaatgaattcttttccctggtcaggagtgagctctcttggcttggtcctagcttgagcaggctcgattggctcttgaagctttatagtttctgctagcaccctgaccgacagggcggcttgttttgcagcctcgtcggccctccggttcccggccgccacagggttatttcctctctggtggcccgggcagtggataatggcgacctgcttagggaggtgaatggcctctagcagagccagaatttcttctttgtttttaatgtcttttccagccgaagtgagcagtcccctctgtttatatattgccccatgaatgtgagcagtggcaaaagcatacctgctgtccgtgtagatgttgatgttttttccttcggctaggcgtaatgcctgcgtcaaggcgattagctcggccttctgggctgatgtcccttctggcaggctgcttgcccataccgtccgtttgccatctacgatggcggcccctgctctccgcttaccttccacaatgaagctgctaccgtctgtataccaggcaggcactccgggcaatggctggtccttcaggtcccgtcgagtcccagcttcttcagcaaggatttctgagcattggtgtactggggtggattctgactcgactggtagtagggtagctgggttcaggacagcagggggcgcgaaagatatcctttcgtttagcagcaaactctggtaatgagtcatcctggcattggtcatccaccgattggggggctgccgcacgatactttcgaggctgtgggaagcaatcacagtcacattttgccccaaggttaacttatcagcgtctttgaggaggagtgccactgcagcaaccgcttttaggcaggttggccacccactggccactggatccagtttttttgatagataagctactggccgtcgccatggtcctagggtctgagtaagcactcctcgggccacaccggctctttcatctacgtatagagtaaacggtttggtgaggtctgggagagccaaagcgggggcagacagcaaggcttctTTTATGTGGTCGAAAGCCTTTTGATGCTtttcagtccaggtaaaaggaatgttttcccttgtcagagggtacaagggtgcagccagggaagcaaacccaggaatccagagcctgcagaatccggcagtgcccagaaattcgcggacctgcctgggggttgtgggagtggggatcttcataactgtagctttccgggccgcggtcagccatctttttccctctttgagcaggtaccccaaataggtgacctccttctggcataactgggcctttttagctgatacccggtaccccaacttactcagttcctgcaagagcttctgtgtccctcttttgcagccttcatatgtgggagctgccactaggaggtcgtccacatattggagtaatatgacctgggggttgagagccctaaaaggagttaaatcccggtggagggcctcgtcgaagagagtgggtgagttcttgaacccctgtggcagccgtgtccaggtcagctgacctgtgttacctttttctgggtctctccactcgaacgcgaacagtggctggctgttggggtgtagtctgaggcaaaaaaaggcatccttgagatccaggactgagtaccaagtgtgactaggcggaagggaactcaggaggctgtatggatttgggaccgtgggatgaatgtcttgcacccttttgttaatttctctcaagtcttggactggccgatagtcattggtccctggcttttttactggtagcagaggggtgttccagggcgattggcagggcactaagacccctaggtctaagaacctttggatgtggggtctgatgccttcccgggcttctttagtcattggatactgtcggacggccaccggtgaggcacccgatttcagctctactactactggtgggacgttattggccagtcccatacctgtcttttctgcccatacggtgggaaaaagttggagccaggatgggtcgatggagggagaggccggcttttcatacagccggtattcttcttctaggtttaggaccaggcacatggtagagtgatctccccatgttacttgtgggccctctgtagaaaactggatttgagcttttagtttggtcaggatgtcccggcccaacagaggagtagggcactcaggtatgaccaaaaaggaatgggtcacttgcttatgtccgacccttaaaagtctctgtgtggtccaggggtagactttgctgccggtcgctcctactacgactgtccgcctggaccctaccttccccatgggttgggtcagtaccgaatgttcagccccggtatcgaccagaaactcgatgggggtcccctccactgtcaatgttaccctaggttcggggagggggtccgaaccttgactcccctagtcgtctagggatagaaccctagcttttttgtcgtttttcttttttcgggggcattcccttgcccagtggcctttctctttgcagtaggcgcactggtccctgtcgagaggaggccttttgtccctaggtgtcggtcttgcccggttgctcagggtccctttctgcttatctgtaaaccctttatcacttactactgtggc
It encodes:
- the LOC134362993 gene encoding uncharacterized protein LOC134362993, with protein sequence MKIPTPTTPRQVREFLGTAGFCRLWIPGFASLAAPLYPLTRENIPFTWTEKHQKAFDHIKEALLSAPALALPDLTKPFTLYVDERAGVARGVLTQTLGPWRRPVAYLSKKLDPVASGWPTCLKAVAAVALLLKDADKLTLGQNVTVIASHSLESIVRQPPNRWMTNARMTHYQSLLLNERISFAPPAVLNPATLLPVESESTPVHQCSEILAEEAGTRRDLKDQPLPGVPAWYTDGSSFIVEGKRRAGAAIVDGKRTVWASSLPEGTSAQKAELIALTQALRLAEGKNINIYTDSRYAFATAHIHGAIYKQRGLLTSAGKDIKNKEEILALLEAIHLPKQVAIIHCPGHQRGNNPVAAGNRRADEAAKQAALSVRVLAETIKLQEPIEPAQARTKPRELTPDQGKEFIQRLHQLTHLGPEKLLQLTSRTSLSIPNLRSTVQEVANRCPACAMTNATTTYRETGKRQRGDRPGVYWEVDFTEVKPGRYGNRL